The following is a genomic window from Phaseolus vulgaris cultivar G19833 chromosome 6, P. vulgaris v2.0, whole genome shotgun sequence.
GCAAAATGAGGCAGCTGATAGAATCAAACTATACTAAAGtgagataaataataataaacaccAGAGTTGGACCGTAGACAGCGGCAAAACATTTGGCATCAAAACAGTTGACACAACACTGGACCACTCCAATTGTAAAGTGTATAGAAGAGatcattttttacttttagaacaaaattctttgaatttcaaaGTCTGTATACAAGGTGTTGCCTATTTTCCTAATCCTACACATGCTGTTGGTTGTGCATGAGCATGCCAATTCCAACGCAAAAAATAATTGCATTGCCATCTAAGGAGTGCTATGATCTCAATGCAGTATTCACAATGAATCTATTCACTGAGTTGTGGAAGTCGTGTGTGATGCAAATTCCATGGTATACTACTAATGCTAACAGAACAGCTCTGGAAAAGACCACATTATGAACTTGACAAAAATGTCACACTCCAAGAATTCAATGTGAGCAGCACGTCCAATAAGTGTGTTGAAGCTCCTCTTGCCGTAGGAGGAGGCTCCAAAGTTAATGTCACAGCGCATGACAACACGGTGGTCAGAGTTAGTTCTCATTTGGTCCAAGCAATTATTTAACATCTCCAGAAACACTTTCCCTTGTTTTGAGAAGTCCAATGTAGCTGCTGGACTCAGTTCTATTCTAGCAGAATGATATGGAACATAACCATCCTGACACGTAATGTGCAGAAAACATCATGACAAGGCTTTAGATATGCACAAGCTATGATAACAACTTCTGTATTACAGACATATAAAGGATGTTACCTGAGGTGAGGATAAAAGAATCACATTCTTAAAGTTTGTCAGTGTCTTCTTCTGTAGTACAAGATAACAACCAGTATTATACTTTGacaaccaaaactcataaaatataaattatatccCTATGCTCTAACCctgaattgaattgaattgaataGAAACATTTTCTGCAGCCTTCTCTTCTAATAATTAGAGACTTGGGATGAGAGAGCAATAAATAAGGCAAGGTAATATGAATTCAATACCTTTGAAAGATTGTAGATGAAGGTGTTCTCAAGATCATGATCATCAGTGAAAGTTAGTTGGTGGATGCATTGTGTGCCCTTGATCTTCTTCAAGAGCCACAATCCTGAATTGAATAGAGAGTTCGAACTATACATATAACCCAAGTGTGGACCAGATATAGAAACATATGTATACAAATATCTTAGATATGGCTCCATGATGCTttctgaaataaaaataaaagaagacaCGTTAATTTCCTTAGTTTTAGTAATGTCGAACATGAAagctttatataaaaaaaatcctagtTCAAATTTTGACGGGTATTATCCTCCATTCCTTCAAAACTATGTAAATACCTGCCAAAGCAGCTCTGACAATGAGGTTCCCAATAGAATGACCAACAAAGCTGAGCTTAATATCTTTTAAGATTCCAACTCTTGAAGCTCTATCCATCTTCTTCTTCAGAAAAGAAATCACTTCCTGAGCAAGTCGTACTCCCATTTCCCTGAAGTCTTCAGAAGTTTTGTCTTCGTTTGACTCTGACATAAGAACCTGTATTTTGGGGTCTAATAAAAGCCACTGGTTCCGAATAAGCCGTAAATCTAAATGATGTCCCTGCTTGTTTAAGAGGAAGAGGGTGTACTTAGTCAAACGATCCAGTCAAAACACAAACAGAATACTAAAATAACTGAGGCTAGATTAAGAAGTAAAAGACAAGATCATCAAAGCAAACACCAATAACCAGAGGAAATAAGGAAGTTATATTGCATTTCTTCACGGTTCTCTTTGAATTACTGATCTAAATTACATGTTActcataaattttgaaaactcGGGATTCATTGATATAATATATACTTGAATCTAAACAAGGCCAACAATCGAATTGTTTGTTACCATGGTTAGCAGGTAGGCTGCTACAGTTTTCAAATGAAAAAAGTAGTTTTCTTTCAAAGACAAATAAGTAGTTTGTTAACCCCAAAAAGTTAAAGGCCACTGGGTAAAATGAAATCAGGAAAGAAATGCGAAATGATAAAGCCACCGCAAGAATGTGAAGCATGCCTGAAACCCGTGTACAAAAACAACTACTCTCAAAACATGCTCATTTTGTTGTGGGTTATTCCCAGGCAACTTGATTAAGGCTCTAGATCCATTTTCCAGAATATGTTTATCTTCGTCCTCAAAAGGAAGGAAATATGACTTCACACTGGTGGAACGATACATGTTCTCCAAGCGTTCTACCGTAATAACAGGAACACGTAAAGGATCTTCATATATATACATGTCTTGAAGTGATCGATTGTTGATCTGCATTGAATACACACGGCAAAAACACAAATCATCAGGAAAAACAAAAGTTGTAATCATACACATTCCATAAGTAAAAAACCACTTGCCTTCATTTGTGCTATACCACGTCTATGAAGTTCGGCTCGCATTGTTGCAGTCTGAATGGgctgaaaaagaaaagagatagAACATTTTTGAAGAATTTGTTAAGCCAATTCACTTAAAGACAATAAAATGATTAGTTTCAAACTCATCCGATAATTTATGAAGTTTATGAATCAGATATAGTGTATACTATATAATTACATCATCATTAAACCTCCTTGTACTTGCTGATCTAACACGTAAGCTACGGTACAATGATGTCCCTTCAACTCCATTACTCATGTACTGGTGAGGCATATCAACCTTGGAGTACATCATCCATATTGACCACTCAGTTCTTCGATCATTAGCCCATGAGTTACGGAGAAATTCCAGtatctttgttttattttcccTGACGAAGGGATGAGAATAAAATCGAAGAGAAAAAACATGTTATTGACTTGAGAGTGCTTAATGTTATGCTCTAAGATTTTCTCATAAAATACGTACCAACCTTAATCCTATTGCTAACAAAAAATGTTTAGTACCAACCTTAATGCTATTGCTAACAAAAAATGTTTAGAAAATAACTAAATGCCTGTAGATCAGGCTCCTTCATGCCTAATTATACCATGCAAAAATGAACACAGAAAGCAGCCTTTTCCAGATACCATAATGGTCATAACAGATACACAGACACTACAGCCttaattcattgaaaatgaGGCTACAACGTCTCATAATTATTTGGATGTGTAATTactacataaataaatttgagtaTACCTGTGGAATTTCAGAAATGTATTCCAGATATGTAAGAGCTGGTTCCCAACAGACTGGAAGGGTTTCAGCATATCATCCCAAGACTGTTGAAGGTTAAGTATGATTGAGTGAGCAAAAAATCTAAAGCATTAAACGGGCATAACAGATAATGAAGCATTCACTTTGCCAGGATTAAGTACCTCAGCACTGATTTTTGTCCCATCAGACAGTTGAAGTGATGTCTCATCATCAGTACTTTTGTAATGAGCAGGAGAAGGAGAATTTAATGACTTAGTACCATCAAGCTCAAAATTAATTCCGGCCAAATCAATAGCTTGGTTAATTCCTCTGCTTATTCTTATTAGGTCATCAACCAGGATATCATGTGCAGCCCTCAATTCTTTGACGACCGCAGCCTGGTTTGAAAGAATGAGATACAACTGTAAGCAAATATATATTAAGATAAAAGTTGTAAGAAATTAAGAATCTTAACCAATAcggtaaatcacatttacaattCAACTTAAACAATTTAACGAAGCAAGGAGCACTACTATGCAGttataaaagattttctatCTTAACAGAACACACCTTGTTTAACCTGAGGTAGTCTTCACGGCATGTTTCTTTAGAAGCCAAAGAATTACTGGTACaacaaaattaacatttttcaGAACAGAAGTTATGGTAATGCAATGGTTGCTACTTGAACCATAAAATATGAGTTCTGACAAACCTGGGTACCTTCAGTTGTGGTGTGTGATAACCAGATTTTAGTAGACTGATATGAACACTAGTATCGACAAGAACTGCATGGAAAGCATCAAAATATACAGGACAATATGAATGCAATCCCAGAAGAGCTTTCGGAGGGATTCTATACTCATGAACTGAAGCCGCACATGTATCCAATGAACTTTGTATCTCGGGCCTGCTCAATTACATGACAGTTTTAGAAGTCAGATCAGAACCTCTAGTCATCATATCAACTCCAGTTCAATCAGTGTCCCAGCTGTAACTTTCACTCAATTAACAGAACATGAGAAAGAGTATCATTAACTAACCCCATTTCAGGTGTTGGAGTGTGAAAGAGCTCAAACTTCAAGATAACAGCAGAGGATTTCCCCTGTGGATAAAAATAATCATCAGCTCAGATATTTGTCatagagaataaaaaaatttaactatatGCCACTTCAAAACATGAATAAGTTACAACagatttacattttttatatattatcaaaAGGGCAGAAGAATAATTGAGAGGAGGACATAAACTGAAATGAAAACATCAACTCAATAGTGCAATAAAGCCATACAGTTCCTTTGCTAATTAGCAATAAAAATTCCCTTGAAAAAAATTATCCTTTGAAAGTGAACATATACAATGATGAAGGGTAAAAGACACCCTTGAAAATATGTCCTCCTTTACAACCCAATATTCCACGGAATTGCATGGCTTCTGATTTTACAACTGAAGATATCTGGATTTGAGAAAATGTTTTTTCTGTTCTACAATATATCCTTATTGCTTCTGCCATCAGCTTATTGAGTGAGATGAAGAAAGGTAGTAACTATCATCAAATATCAAGgtaatttagttaaaatttgatGTCAGGTGACCTGCACTTAGGTACACAGCTTTGGATAAGCAACTTTAGAGATATCACCACACATAATAGTCAATCCATGTTTATGTACTGATTTTGacaaataaatacattaatacATTAAATTTGTCATGTGTCAACGATCATGATCGTGTATGTCTTTAATCTTTAATGAGATCTTTGTATCTGTTCTTCCTGTAGTTATTTGTcacaaattattatttagattttCATTATGTTGTCCGAAGCCTGATAATTTCTGCTTCTTtcaagaattttaaaattatccaCATGATG
Proteins encoded in this region:
- the LOC137832835 gene encoding uncharacterized protein, yielding MFQRLGWFVGLNQTNLSTKRLLNAHQPPSGRPNHQLPMLDAVHEVAVYIHRFHNLDLFEQGWYRIKVTMRWEDDADSYPGIPARVVQYEAPEVTTENFCGVWMIDDKDNSFSTPSFRIRYARQDVFLSIMISFYLSYGVHEGKSSAVILKFELFHTPTPEMGPEIQSSLDTCAASVHEYRIPPKALLGLHSYCPVYFDAFHAVLVDTSVHISLLKSGYHTPQLKVPSNSLASKETCREDYLRLNKAAVVKELRAAHDILVDDLIRISRGINQAIDLAGINFELDGTKSLNSPSPAHYKSTDDETSLQLSDGTKISAESWDDMLKPFQSVGNQLLHIWNTFLKFHRENKTKILEFLRNSWANDRRTEWSIWMMYSKVDMPHQYMSNGVEGTSLYRSLRVRSASTRRFNDDPIQTATMRAELHRRGIAQMKINNRSLQDMYIYEDPLRVPVITVERLENMYRSTSVKSYFLPFEDEDKHILENGSRALIKLPGNNPQQNEHVLRVVVFVHGFQGHHLDLRLIRNQWLLLDPKIQVLMSESNEDKTSEDFREMGVRLAQEVISFLKKKMDRASRVGILKDIKLSFVGHSIGNLIVRAALAESIMEPYLRYLYTYVSISGPHLGYMYSSNSLFNSGLWLLKKIKGTQCIHQLTFTDDHDLENTFIYNLSKKKTLTNFKNVILLSSPQDGYVPYHSARIELSPAATLDFSKQGKVFLEMLNNCLDQMRTNSDHRVVMRCDINFGASSYGKRSFNTLIGRAAHIEFLECDIFVKFIMWSFPELFC